From Streptomyces sp. NBC_00775, one genomic window encodes:
- a CDS encoding lactonase family protein, which translates to MAHGGRRQQRAFIGSFTAAGGLGVLTAAVDPGSGALTVLSAVDGVPDPSYLALSADRDMLYAVSETADGAVAAFRVHGEKPELTGPPVPVGGSGPTHLGLFAGHVLTANYGSGSVTAVPVRPGGGLASTASSVLQHTGSGPHTPRQQGPHAHQVQSDPSGRWAVSVDLGTDSVRVCALDGGTLTLHREIALRPGSGPRHLVFHPRGEHAYVLNELAPTVTVCRWDTAEGSLRPVGETPVLSGVPDGDAYPSGIVVSPDGRFVWTATRGQDVVSVLTPDAVGEGLRLVATVPCGGTWPRALAIDPSGRFLYAANERSGDVTWFAVDPDTGVPRRGGSVQAPAASCVVFG; encoded by the coding sequence GTGGCACACGGCGGCAGGCGGCAACAGCGGGCGTTCATCGGCTCGTTCACGGCGGCGGGAGGCCTCGGCGTCCTCACCGCGGCCGTGGACCCGGGCAGCGGCGCGCTGACCGTCCTGAGCGCGGTGGACGGCGTCCCCGACCCCTCGTATCTCGCCCTGTCGGCCGACCGGGACATGCTCTACGCGGTCAGCGAGACGGCCGACGGCGCCGTGGCCGCGTTCCGCGTGCACGGAGAGAAGCCGGAACTCACCGGGCCGCCCGTACCGGTCGGCGGCAGCGGTCCCACGCACCTCGGCCTGTTCGCCGGACACGTCCTGACCGCCAACTACGGCTCCGGCAGCGTCACCGCCGTACCCGTTCGCCCCGGCGGCGGCCTCGCGAGCACCGCCTCCAGCGTGCTCCAGCACACCGGCTCGGGCCCGCACACCCCGCGCCAGCAGGGCCCGCACGCCCACCAGGTGCAGTCCGACCCGAGCGGCCGGTGGGCGGTGAGCGTCGACCTCGGCACGGACTCCGTACGGGTGTGCGCGCTGGACGGAGGAACGCTGACGCTGCACCGCGAGATCGCCCTTCGCCCCGGCTCAGGACCCCGCCACCTCGTCTTCCATCCGCGCGGCGAACACGCGTACGTACTCAACGAACTCGCCCCCACTGTCACCGTCTGCCGCTGGGACACCGCCGAAGGCTCGCTGCGGCCCGTCGGCGAGACGCCGGTGCTGTCGGGCGTCCCGGACGGTGACGCGTACCCGTCGGGCATCGTCGTGTCGCCCGACGGGCGCTTCGTGTGGACCGCCACCCGCGGCCAGGACGTCGTCTCCGTGCTCACGCCCGACGCGGTCGGCGAAGGGCTGCGGCTGGTCGCCACCGTGCCCTGCGGCGGCACCTGGCCCCGTGCGCTGGCCATCGACCCCTCGGGCCGCTTCCTGTACGCCGCGAACGAGCGCTCCGGCGACGTGACCTGGTTCGCGGTCGACCCGGACACGGGTGTGCCGCGCCGCGGCGGTTCGGTGCAGGCTCCGGCGGCGTCCTGCGTGGTCTTCGGCTGA
- a CDS encoding NADP-dependent oxidoreductase — protein sequence MSTMHAVRGHRRGGPEELTYEVVPRPEAGAGEVLVAVRSASITLGELAWDATWTDSFDGSGSPRTPIIPSKEVSGIVARVGQGVTDWDLGDEVYGLIPFTRDGAAAEYVAVPAAVLAAKPAGLDHDHVAALPLAGLTAWQGLVVHGGLRPGSRVLVHGGAGGVGSVAVQLAAALGASVTATASAGAADFVRELGAEQVIDYRTERFEEHVKDMDLVLDTVGGDTQDRSWQVLRPGGALVSIVAPPDPSKDGGVFFVVEPDRAGLDELTRLVEAGKLVPRVDRVVPLAETAQAYTALEEGHRLGKIVLRVS from the coding sequence ATGAGCACGATGCACGCGGTACGCGGTCACCGTCGCGGCGGGCCGGAGGAGCTGACGTACGAGGTCGTACCGCGTCCCGAGGCGGGCGCGGGGGAGGTGCTGGTCGCCGTGCGGTCGGCGTCGATCACGTTGGGTGAGCTCGCGTGGGACGCGACCTGGACCGACAGCTTCGACGGCAGCGGCAGCCCGCGCACGCCGATCATCCCCTCCAAGGAGGTCTCCGGGATCGTCGCGCGGGTGGGCCAGGGGGTGACCGACTGGGACTTGGGTGACGAGGTGTACGGGCTGATCCCCTTCACCAGGGACGGGGCCGCCGCCGAGTACGTCGCCGTCCCCGCGGCCGTGCTGGCCGCCAAGCCGGCGGGGCTCGACCACGACCATGTGGCGGCCCTGCCGCTCGCCGGGCTGACGGCCTGGCAGGGGCTGGTCGTGCACGGTGGCCTGCGCCCCGGCTCCCGCGTGCTGGTGCATGGCGGCGCGGGCGGTGTCGGTTCCGTCGCCGTACAGCTGGCGGCCGCACTGGGCGCCTCCGTCACCGCGACGGCGTCCGCCGGAGCCGCGGACTTCGTACGCGAGCTGGGTGCCGAGCAGGTCATCGACTACCGCACCGAACGCTTCGAGGAGCACGTCAAGGACATGGACCTGGTCCTCGACACGGTCGGCGGCGACACCCAGGACCGCTCCTGGCAGGTGCTGCGCCCGGGTGGCGCGCTGGTCAGCATCGTGGCTCCGCCGGACCCCTCGAAGGACGGCGGGGTGTTCTTCGTCGTCGAGCCCGACCGGGCCGGCCTCGACGAACTGACCCGGCTGGTCGAGGCCGGCAAGCTGGTACCGCGGGTCGACCGTGTGGTGCCGCTGGCCGAGACCGCCCAGGCGTACACGGCGCTTGAGGAGGGACACCGGCTCGGAAAGATCGTGCTCCGGGTGTCGTGA
- a CDS encoding Lrp/AsnC family transcriptional regulator, with protein MAVDELDTRILRLLLEQPRTSVREYARMLGVARGTLQARLDRLERDGVITGTGPSLSPAALGHPVLAFVHIEVTQGHLDDVGDALAAVPEIIEVFSITGGGDLLTRVVARDNGHLEDVIQTLISLPGVVRTRTEVALRERVPQRLLPLVESIGRAAKG; from the coding sequence ATGGCCGTGGACGAGCTTGACACTCGCATTCTGCGGCTGCTTCTGGAGCAGCCGCGCACCAGCGTGCGCGAGTACGCCCGCATGCTCGGGGTCGCCCGCGGCACGCTCCAGGCTCGCCTCGACCGGCTGGAGCGGGACGGGGTGATCACCGGTACGGGCCCGTCCCTGTCCCCCGCGGCACTCGGCCATCCCGTCCTGGCCTTCGTGCACATCGAGGTCACGCAGGGCCATCTCGACGACGTCGGCGACGCGCTGGCCGCCGTGCCGGAGATCATCGAGGTGTTCTCGATCACGGGCGGCGGTGATCTGCTCACCCGGGTCGTGGCGCGCGACAACGGGCACCTGGAGGACGTGATCCAGACGCTGATCAGCCTGCCGGGTGTCGTCCGTACCCGCACGGAGGTGGCGCTGCGCGAGCGGGTCCCGCAGCGGCTGCTGCCGCTGGTGGAGTCGATCGGGCGCGCGGCCAAGGGCTGA
- a CDS encoding acetyl-CoA carboxylase family protein has translation MGSAAVLVAHRGEIAVRVLRAASELGLRTVAVYTDGDDQHAGRADDAVPLRDYLDADAVVAAARKTGCAFLHPGYGFLSEDAAFARRCAAAGITFVGPSPEVLDLFGDKARARALAVSLGVPVLPGSEGATTLEGAREFLTGGPVMVKAVGGGGGRGMRVVRSIGDLAQAWERCRSEARHSFGRDELYVERLLEGARHIEVQIVGDATGAVTHLWERDCSAQRRHQKLIEIAPAPELAAATREKLHSAALRMAHATRCTGLVTFEFLVREQLVREQRDDQEQDDAFHFIEANPRLQVAGRAGRHGGAGRRPGGPPLPNTCPVLHPSGWRCRASSPWWPGGPQNHGTIALSDNAVVGPTAGRAGSQACGGLVRPVLTDRRGPVKQEPKVVPRSGTDRNLQPSGWRGRQDSLLAKVIAHVPHGFAAACDRARRALGEFEVEGVRTGIPLLRAVLDRPGFWRHTGFVEEHLAELLPAQEDADPVDAGGTVHAPMSGTIVSVAVAPGEPVRAGEQLLVLEAMKMEHVVRAPGAGVVRALHARVGETVGEGRPLVALDELTGATAGSDADTAPDLDAVRPDLAEAVRRYALGLDENRPEAVAKRHAIGRRTARENIQDLCDEGTFTEFGALAIAAQRQRRSLDDLIRSTPADGMVTGTGRVGGGPCVAMSYDYTVLAGTQGLQNHRKTDRMLALAEERRLPVVLFAEGGGGRPGDTDTTSVAGLDVTTFHRMGRLSGLVPLVGVASGRCFAGNAALLSCCDVVIATSDASIGMGGPAMIEGGGLGVYRPEEVGPLSVQVPNGVVDLAVADEAEAVRVARQYLSYFQGAQASWEAPDQRLLRHVVPENRRRAYDMHTAVEALADTGSVLDLRGAFGIGVLTCLVRIEGRPLGLVASNPAHLGGAVDRDAADKTARFLQLCDAFGLPVVSLCDTPGFMVGPDAERTATVRHFARLFVTGANLRVPLVCLVLRKAYGLGAMAMMGGSTRAPLATAAWPSGEFGGMGLEGAVRLGYRKELAAITDPGERERAFEARVAELYEHGKAVNAAAALEIDAVIDPAESRAWILAALDGGPSLPAERGRSFIDTW, from the coding sequence ATGGGATCTGCCGCCGTACTCGTCGCCCATCGCGGGGAGATCGCCGTACGGGTGCTGCGCGCCGCCTCCGAACTCGGGCTGCGCACGGTCGCGGTGTACACGGACGGCGACGACCAGCATGCCGGGCGGGCCGACGACGCCGTGCCGTTGCGGGACTACCTCGACGCGGACGCGGTGGTGGCGGCCGCGCGGAAGACCGGGTGCGCGTTCCTGCATCCCGGATACGGGTTCCTGAGCGAGGACGCCGCCTTCGCGCGGCGCTGCGCGGCGGCCGGCATCACTTTCGTGGGCCCCTCCCCCGAAGTCCTGGATCTGTTCGGCGACAAGGCACGCGCGCGTGCCCTCGCCGTTTCGCTGGGAGTGCCGGTCCTGCCCGGATCGGAGGGCGCCACCACGCTCGAAGGGGCGCGGGAATTCCTCACCGGCGGCCCCGTGATGGTCAAGGCGGTCGGCGGGGGTGGCGGTCGCGGTATGCGGGTGGTGCGCTCCATCGGGGATCTGGCGCAGGCATGGGAGCGGTGCCGCTCGGAGGCCAGGCACAGCTTCGGGCGCGACGAGTTGTACGTGGAACGGCTGCTGGAGGGTGCCCGGCACATCGAGGTGCAGATCGTGGGCGACGCCACCGGCGCCGTCACGCACCTCTGGGAGCGGGACTGCAGCGCCCAGCGCCGCCATCAGAAGCTGATCGAGATCGCGCCCGCACCCGAACTGGCCGCCGCCACAAGGGAGAAGCTTCATTCCGCCGCCCTGCGGATGGCTCACGCCACGCGCTGCACCGGGCTGGTCACCTTCGAATTCCTCGTGCGGGAGCAACTCGTGCGAGAACAACGTGACGACCAGGAACAGGACGACGCGTTCCACTTCATCGAGGCCAATCCCCGGCTCCAGGTGGCCGGGCGTGCGGGTCGACACGGCGGCGCGGGCCGGCGCCCCGGTGGACCTCCGCTACCGAACACTTGCCCAGTGCTCCACCCTTCAGGGTGGAGGTGTAGGGCATCCTCGCCCTGGTGGCCCGGAGGGCCGCAGAACCATGGCACTATCGCCTTGTCCGACAACGCAGTTGTCGGACCTACCGCCGGACGGGCGGGAAGTCAGGCCTGTGGAGGTCTGGTAAGACCGGTCCTCACGGACCGGCGCGGACCCGTGAAGCAGGAACCCAAGGTGGTACCGCGAAGCGGTACGGACCGGAATCTCCAGCCCTCGGGCTGGAGAGGACGTCAAGACTCATTGCTCGCCAAGGTGATCGCCCATGTGCCGCACGGCTTCGCCGCCGCGTGCGACCGGGCCCGGCGGGCGCTCGGCGAGTTCGAGGTCGAGGGCGTAAGGACCGGAATTCCCTTGCTGCGGGCGGTTCTTGACCGCCCCGGGTTCTGGCGGCACACCGGATTCGTCGAGGAGCACCTGGCCGAGCTTCTGCCCGCGCAGGAGGACGCGGATCCGGTGGACGCGGGCGGGACGGTGCACGCGCCGATGAGCGGCACGATCGTCTCCGTCGCCGTCGCTCCGGGTGAACCGGTGCGTGCCGGGGAGCAGTTGCTGGTCCTGGAGGCCATGAAGATGGAGCACGTCGTACGGGCTCCGGGCGCCGGTGTCGTACGCGCGCTGCACGCGCGTGTGGGCGAGACGGTCGGCGAAGGGCGTCCTCTGGTGGCACTGGACGAGCTGACCGGCGCGACCGCCGGGTCAGACGCGGACACGGCCCCGGACCTGGACGCCGTACGCCCCGATCTGGCCGAGGCGGTGCGCCGCTACGCCCTCGGCCTGGACGAGAACCGTCCCGAGGCCGTCGCGAAACGTCATGCGATCGGGCGACGAACCGCCCGCGAGAACATCCAGGACCTGTGCGACGAGGGAACCTTCACCGAGTTCGGGGCCCTGGCGATCGCCGCCCAGCGGCAGCGGCGCTCGCTGGACGACCTGATCCGTTCGACGCCGGCCGACGGGATGGTCACCGGGACCGGGCGCGTGGGCGGCGGGCCGTGCGTGGCGATGTCGTACGACTACACGGTGCTCGCGGGCACACAAGGGCTGCAGAACCACCGCAAGACCGACCGGATGCTGGCGCTCGCGGAGGAACGGCGGCTGCCGGTCGTGCTGTTCGCGGAGGGGGGCGGTGGCCGCCCCGGGGACACGGACACCACCTCCGTAGCCGGACTGGACGTGACGACCTTCCACCGGATGGGACGGCTGAGCGGCCTGGTACCGCTGGTCGGCGTCGCCTCGGGACGGTGCTTCGCGGGCAACGCGGCGCTGCTCAGCTGCTGCGACGTCGTGATCGCGACGTCGGACGCCTCGATCGGCATGGGCGGCCCCGCGATGATCGAGGGCGGCGGCCTGGGCGTGTACCGCCCGGAGGAGGTTGGTCCGCTGTCGGTCCAAGTTCCCAACGGGGTAGTGGACTTGGCGGTGGCCGACGAGGCGGAGGCGGTACGGGTGGCACGCCAGTACCTGTCGTACTTCCAAGGCGCACAGGCCAGTTGGGAAGCACCGGACCAGCGGCTGCTCCGGCATGTCGTCCCGGAGAACCGCCGACGCGCGTACGACATGCACACGGCCGTCGAGGCGCTGGCGGACACCGGCTCGGTACTGGACCTCCGCGGGGCCTTCGGCATCGGGGTGTTGACGTGCCTCGTCCGTATCGAGGGCCGCCCTCTTGGCCTGGTCGCGAGCAATCCGGCCCATCTGGGCGGCGCCGTCGACCGTGACGCGGCGGACAAGACGGCCCGCTTCCTGCAACTCTGCGACGCCTTCGGACTCCCGGTCGTCTCGCTCTGCGACACCCCGGGTTTCATGGTGGGCCCGGACGCCGAACGCACCGCCACGGTACGGCACTTCGCCCGTCTCTTCGTGACCGGCGCGAACCTCCGCGTCCCTCTCGTCTGCCTCGTCCTGCGCAAGGCGTACGGCCTCGGCGCCATGGCCATGATGGGCGGCTCCACCCGCGCTCCCCTGGCCACCGCCGCCTGGCCGAGCGGCGAGTTCGGCGGCATGGGTCTGGAGGGCGCGGTCCGGCTCGGCTACCGCAAGGAACTGGCGGCGATCACCGACCCCGGGGAACGCGAGCGTGCCTTCGAGGCGCGCGTGGCCGAACTGTACGAGCACGGGAAGGCGGTCAACGCGGCGGCGGCACTGGAGATCGACGCGGTGATCGATCCGGCGGAGTCGCGGGCGTGGATCCTGGCGGCGCTGGACGGCGGCCCGTCTCTCCCCGCGGAGCGCGGGCGCTCGTTCATCGACACGTGGTGA
- a CDS encoding FUSC family protein encodes MFMAPDPGLFRLRVSLRAVLGIGLAVALSELAGLSLSASITGGLAALLALFTVGDTTVRGQALTTALLPVAGLPVLALATALHGMPPLRDATWLAVIFCGVYARRWGPRGHALGIFAFMMFFTTQFLHAVPGQLPQLYAAVALSLAASSGVRFGAWCIERRTPPPAAPAPLDGRGLARPATRQAFQATAACAFALSAGQWLSHDRWYWAVGTAWWIFVNTASRGETLIRGFRRVVGTVTGIVAGLLIAVPLHGAPVPTAALVAVCVFGIFYTAAPSYSWMMFFVTVMAGLLYGLLGVLHPGLLGLRLAETGVGALGAALAVALILPITTHTVTDRWVERALHAVHGCTATAARRLAGDAHADPAPRAAELEALLGRVRMALAPLVHPLSPVRARKARARQILALLDDCAREVRGLAAVAADPDASHDARLTAACRRVETAMESLVGAVPDRALTAHHGAPGHHPGAEQALAHLHGLERALVALATPLRGSRLAGV; translated from the coding sequence ATGTTCATGGCTCCGGATCCGGGACTGTTCCGGCTGCGGGTCTCGCTGCGGGCGGTCCTCGGCATAGGCCTCGCGGTGGCGCTGTCCGAGCTGGCCGGGCTCTCGCTGTCCGCGTCCATCACGGGCGGGCTCGCGGCGCTCCTCGCGCTGTTCACGGTCGGTGACACGACCGTGCGCGGCCAGGCCCTCACCACCGCCCTGCTGCCGGTGGCCGGCCTCCCGGTCCTCGCGCTCGCGACCGCCCTGCACGGGATGCCGCCGCTGCGCGACGCGACCTGGCTCGCGGTGATCTTCTGCGGGGTGTACGCCCGCCGCTGGGGCCCGCGCGGGCACGCGCTCGGCATCTTCGCATTCATGATGTTCTTCACCACCCAGTTCCTGCACGCCGTCCCCGGCCAGCTCCCGCAGCTGTACGCCGCCGTCGCGCTGTCGCTGGCGGCGTCCTCGGGCGTGCGCTTCGGCGCGTGGTGCATCGAGCGGCGCACTCCGCCGCCCGCCGCGCCGGCGCCGCTGGACGGGCGCGGTCTCGCGCGCCCCGCCACGCGTCAGGCCTTCCAGGCGACGGCCGCCTGCGCGTTCGCCCTCTCGGCGGGCCAGTGGCTCTCGCACGACCGCTGGTACTGGGCCGTCGGCACCGCCTGGTGGATCTTCGTGAACACGGCCTCACGCGGAGAGACGCTCATCCGCGGCTTCCGGCGCGTCGTCGGCACGGTCACCGGCATCGTGGCCGGACTCCTGATCGCCGTACCGCTGCACGGCGCCCCGGTACCCACCGCCGCGCTCGTCGCGGTCTGCGTCTTCGGGATCTTCTACACGGCCGCGCCGTCGTACAGCTGGATGATGTTCTTCGTCACCGTCATGGCGGGACTGCTGTACGGACTGCTCGGCGTGCTGCACCCCGGGCTGCTCGGCCTCCGCCTCGCCGAGACCGGCGTCGGCGCGCTCGGCGCCGCGCTCGCCGTCGCGCTGATCCTGCCCATCACCACGCACACGGTCACCGACCGGTGGGTCGAGCGGGCGCTGCACGCGGTCCACGGCTGCACCGCGACGGCGGCCAGGAGGCTCGCGGGCGACGCCCATGCCGACCCGGCGCCGCGGGCGGCGGAGCTCGAAGCACTTCTGGGGCGCGTACGCATGGCGCTCGCGCCCCTGGTGCATCCGCTCAGCCCGGTGCGGGCCCGCAAGGCCCGAGCCCGCCAGATCCTTGCCCTCCTCGACGACTGCGCCCGTGAGGTACGCGGTCTCGCGGCCGTCGCCGCCGACCCGGACGCCTCGCACGACGCCCGCCTCACGGCCGCGTGCCGACGCGTGGAGACGGCGATGGAATCACTGGTCGGCGCGGTGCCGGATCGCGCCCTGACGGCTCACCACGGCGCCCCGGGCCATCACCCCGGCGCCGAGCAGGCACTCGCCCACCTCCACGGCCTGGAGCGCGCCCTCGTCGCGCTGGCCACACCCCTGCGCGGCTCGCGGCTCGCGGGCGTCTGA
- a CDS encoding HAD family hydrolase, with product MSTLGGISVIFDLDGTLVDSEPNYFEAGRQTLAGQGITDFTWADHERYVGISTQETLALWKERYGLSAPLDTLLAEKNRRYLELARAATQVYPEMRKFVELLAAEGVPMAVASGSSPEAIEAILAGSGLASHLTTVVSADEVAHGKPAPDVFLEAARRLGAAPADCVVMEDAAPGAAAAHAAGMRCIAIPYVAAHADDPAFATAGLLLRGGQADFTARSAYDWLAESAPAS from the coding sequence ATGAGCACTCTCGGCGGTATTTCGGTCATCTTCGATCTCGACGGAACGCTCGTGGACAGCGAACCGAACTACTTCGAAGCGGGCCGGCAGACGCTCGCCGGTCAGGGCATCACCGACTTCACCTGGGCCGACCACGAGCGGTACGTCGGCATCAGCACCCAGGAGACGCTCGCGCTCTGGAAGGAGCGCTACGGCCTGTCCGCCCCGCTCGACACCCTGCTCGCCGAAAAGAACCGCCGCTATCTGGAGCTGGCCCGCGCCGCCACGCAGGTGTACCCGGAGATGCGGAAGTTCGTGGAACTGCTGGCCGCCGAGGGCGTCCCGATGGCCGTCGCCTCGGGGTCCTCGCCGGAGGCCATCGAGGCGATCCTGGCGGGCTCCGGTCTCGCCTCCCACCTGACGACCGTCGTCTCGGCCGACGAGGTCGCCCACGGCAAGCCCGCCCCCGACGTCTTCCTGGAGGCGGCGCGCCGTCTGGGTGCCGCCCCAGCGGACTGCGTGGTCATGGAGGACGCCGCGCCGGGCGCCGCCGCCGCGCACGCGGCCGGGATGCGCTGCATCGCGATCCCGTACGTCGCCGCACATGCCGACGACCCGGCCTTCGCGACGGCCGGGCTGCTGCTGCGCGGCGGCCAGGCCGACTTCACGGCGCGGTCCGCGTACGACTGGCTCGCGGAGTCCGCTCCGGCATCCTGA
- a CDS encoding nitric oxide synthase oxygenase: MRDFPRRTGHAERFAQDGSAGCPAPWDGGPGGWLDRVPAGRGGDGTTPSAPYAQVGAGTGPQTPGLIGQLIPGRFDAGARTRHDAGSRGPEPAPDELRRAAAEFLTLHHTEQRLGDPGRRIAAARREIADTGTYRHTTEELVFGARVAWRNANRCIGRLYWHSLCVRDRRDVRDAEDVAEGSADHLREATHDGRIRALITVFAPDEPGRPGPRIWNEQLIRYAGYARPDGGVTGDPRNAGLTSLARRLGWPGGPGTPFDVLPLVIQSAYDKPRWFALPQDAVLEVELAHPEYTWWRALGLRWHAVPALANMCLEIGGICYPAAPFNGWYMGTEIGARNLADTDRYDLLPLIADRLGLDTRTDRSLWKDRALVELNRSVLHSFDRAGVTVTDHHTESRRFLTHLGREERKGRPVGADWSWIVPPISGSATPVFHRTYEAVERRPAYVHHLDALERARGTALV, from the coding sequence ATGCGGGACTTCCCTCGCAGAACCGGACACGCAGAGCGCTTCGCGCAGGACGGGAGCGCGGGGTGCCCGGCACCGTGGGACGGCGGGCCGGGAGGGTGGCTGGACCGGGTTCCGGCCGGTCGCGGGGGAGACGGTACGACCCCGAGCGCGCCGTACGCGCAGGTCGGCGCCGGCACCGGTCCACAGACCCCGGGCCTCATAGGACAGCTGATCCCCGGTCGTTTCGACGCCGGCGCCCGAACCCGTCACGACGCCGGCTCCCGCGGCCCCGAGCCCGCGCCGGACGAACTCCGGCGCGCCGCCGCCGAGTTCCTCACCCTTCACCACACCGAGCAACGCCTCGGCGACCCGGGCCGCCGGATCGCCGCCGCGCGCCGGGAGATCGCGGACACCGGGACCTACCGCCACACCACGGAAGAGCTCGTCTTCGGTGCGCGCGTGGCCTGGCGCAACGCCAACCGGTGCATAGGGCGGCTGTACTGGCACTCCCTGTGCGTGCGGGACCGCAGGGACGTCCGGGACGCGGAGGACGTCGCCGAGGGCTCGGCGGACCATCTGCGGGAGGCGACGCACGATGGCCGGATCCGGGCGCTCATCACGGTCTTCGCGCCCGACGAGCCGGGGCGCCCCGGCCCCAGGATCTGGAACGAGCAGCTCATCCGGTACGCGGGCTACGCACGCCCGGACGGTGGCGTGACCGGCGACCCGCGCAACGCGGGCCTCACCTCGCTCGCCCGGCGGCTCGGCTGGCCCGGCGGCCCAGGCACCCCCTTCGACGTACTGCCGTTGGTGATCCAGAGCGCCTACGACAAGCCCCGCTGGTTCGCGCTGCCCCAGGACGCGGTGCTCGAAGTGGAGCTCGCGCACCCCGAGTACACCTGGTGGCGCGCGCTCGGGCTGCGCTGGCACGCGGTGCCCGCGCTCGCCAACATGTGCCTGGAGATCGGTGGCATCTGCTACCCGGCGGCCCCGTTCAACGGCTGGTACATGGGCACGGAGATCGGCGCCCGCAACCTCGCCGACACCGACCGCTACGACCTCCTGCCCCTCATCGCCGACCGCCTGGGCCTGGACACCCGCACCGACCGCTCCCTGTGGAAGGACCGCGCGCTCGTCGAACTCAACCGCTCCGTCCTGCACTCCTTCGACCGCGCGGGTGTCACCGTCACCGACCACCACACCGAGTCCCGGCGCTTCCTGACCCACCTCGGCCGCGAGGAGCGCAAGGGCCGCCCGGTCGGCGCGGACTGGTCGTGGATCGTGCCGCCCATCTCCGGCAGTGCCACGCCCGTCTTCCACCGCACGTACGAGGCCGTGGAGCGGCGGCCCGCGTACGTCCACCACCTGGACGCACTTGAACGGGCGCGGGGCACTGCCCTGGTCTAG
- a CDS encoding XdhC family protein, giving the protein MLDIADELNRWVGEGRDFAVATVVSVGGSAPRGPGAALAVDSHGTAIGSVSGGCVEGAVYDLCVQALQDGTTVLERFGYSDEDAFAVGLTCGGVIEVLVTPVRAATFVRADAPVFAAWLAAAAREETVALARVARGPAELLGRALLVHADGSYTAYEGGLGDSYDGALVHRPELDRTAAAEAHAMLDAGRTGTVEISEDGSGCPGGVTLFVESSVPPPRMIVFGAVDFAAALVRAGKFLGYHVTVCDARSVFATRVRFPEADDIVVDWPHRYLRRTETDHRTVLCVLTHDAKFDVPLLETALRLPVAFVGAMGSRRTHEDRNRRLREVGVTERELARLRSPIGLDLGARTPEETALSIAAEIVAARRGGSGAPLTGAGTPIHHDRVTLSATAVG; this is encoded by the coding sequence GTGCTTGACATCGCCGACGAGCTGAACCGGTGGGTCGGGGAGGGCCGGGACTTCGCCGTCGCCACCGTCGTGAGCGTCGGCGGCAGCGCGCCGCGCGGTCCCGGCGCCGCCCTCGCCGTCGACAGCCACGGCACGGCCATCGGCTCGGTGTCCGGAGGCTGTGTCGAAGGGGCGGTGTACGACCTGTGCGTCCAGGCGCTCCAGGACGGCACGACGGTCCTCGAACGCTTCGGCTACAGCGACGAGGACGCGTTCGCGGTGGGCCTGACGTGCGGCGGGGTGATCGAGGTGCTGGTCACACCGGTACGGGCGGCCACCTTCGTACGTGCGGACGCACCCGTGTTCGCGGCATGGCTGGCCGCCGCCGCCCGGGAGGAGACGGTGGCTCTCGCCCGGGTGGCCCGGGGGCCGGCCGAACTGCTGGGCAGGGCGCTCCTGGTTCACGCCGACGGGTCGTACACGGCGTACGAAGGAGGCCTCGGCGACTCGTACGACGGGGCTCTCGTCCATCGCCCGGAGCTGGACCGGACCGCCGCCGCGGAGGCCCACGCGATGCTGGACGCGGGGCGCACCGGCACCGTCGAGATCTCCGAGGACGGATCGGGCTGCCCGGGCGGCGTGACGCTGTTCGTCGAGTCGAGCGTGCCGCCGCCCCGGATGATCGTCTTCGGCGCCGTGGACTTCGCGGCGGCGCTGGTACGGGCGGGCAAGTTCCTCGGCTATCACGTGACCGTGTGCGATGCCCGTTCCGTCTTCGCCACGCGCGTCCGCTTCCCCGAGGCCGACGACATCGTGGTCGACTGGCCGCACCGCTACCTCCGGCGCACCGAGACCGACCATCGCACCGTCCTGTGCGTGCTCACCCATGACGCCAAGTTCGACGTTCCCCTCCTGGAGACGGCCCTGCGCCTGCCCGTCGCGTTCGTCGGCGCGATGGGCTCCCGCCGCACCCACGAGGACCGCAACCGCCGACTGCGCGAAGTCGGCGTCACGGAGCGGGAGCTGGCACGCCTGCGGTCACCCATCGGACTCGACCTCGGCGCCCGTACACCTGAGGAGACCGCCCTGTCGATCGCGGCGGAGATCGTCGCGGCCCGGCGGGGCGGGTCGGGCGCTCCGCTGACCGGTGCGGGGACGCCGATCCACCACGACCGGGTGACGCTGTCGGCGACCGCAGTCGGATGA